One Stratiformator vulcanicus genomic window, AGAATGCCGTCTTCACCCCAGCGATAGGCCCTGCTGCGGGCATGGTCGTGCGGAAAGTATTCCCAGCAGGTTCCGTCGGGAGAGTAATCCTCCCGCACGGTTCCCCATTGCCGCTCCGAGAGATACGGCCCCCACCGTTTCCAATTGGAGTCAGGCTTCCGAGCCAGTTCTGCGGCAAGACGTTCGGTCTCAGGATTCGGCGGTAAGTATTCGCTCATTGATGTCCGTCAGCGTAAGCCGTCAACGCTCGCGTGCCGGCGCGGGCTCGGCGGTTTTGCTCGTTGTCGATGACTCTTGAGAAATGCAACGCCCGTTCGAATCTCATCGGCGCCAGCGAGATTCGGATATTCGAAGGCGACAGTCTATGCCCGAAGCGGCGGCGCCACCACCTTCGGCGGAACTGATCCACTGATCTGCATATCGGCCGGTGTCGATCAATGCGGTCGCGTGAAAATCCGATCGACGAGAAAGACGATCATCAGTGATTGGTCGTTGCGTCGGAAGGGCGGTGATCGTCGTCGATTCGCGGCCAGCTCAAATTAAATCGCGCCCCGCGCCCCACCTTGGTTTCGATATGAATATCGCCACCGTGCTCCCGCAGAATTTTGCGACTGACCGCCAGCCCAAGACCCGTGCCACGCGAGCCCTTCGTCGATTCGAAAATCTGAAACACGGTGTCGATCATGTCGTCCGGAATTCCGGGTCCGTTGTCGACGACGCTGATGTAAACGGCGTCTTGTGACTCCGAGTATCCCGTCTCGATTCGCACGGCTCCTTTCTCAGAGCCCTCAACCGCGTCGATCGCGTTCGTGGCGATATTCAGAATCGCGCGGTGGATGCCTTCCGAGTCGAACATCGCTGGCGGCAGGTCTTCATCGAGCTTGATGCCGAGCCGGACCCCGACTTCGTCGGCGCGTGCCTTCATCAGTTCCGCCGCTTCGCGGACGACTTCGTTGACCTGCCCGATTTGCATCGAGGGTGTCCGCTCCTTGCTGAACGTCAACATGTCCATCACAAGGTTGTAGATGCGGTCCTGGTTTCGCTCGACGATTCCCCAGCCTTTGCGGATATTGTCTTCGTCGTGCTGATCGAGGCCCATCTCGATCAGATAGCTGCCGCCGCGGACGCCTTGCAGGATATTCTTGATATGGTGGCTGATCAGCGCAATCGTCTGCCCCATCGCGGCGAGACGTTCGGCTTTCACGAGCGCCTCTTGATAGCGATTGTTTTCGACCGCCATCGCACTTTGGCGGCCGATGGTCAGCAGCAAATGCAGCTGCTCATCGCTGAATCGCGTTTCGGTACCTTCGGAGGCGAGCGTTGCCGCGTTGCTCAAAGTGTCGACATACAGCACGCCGCACAATTCGTAGCGACCCTGCATCGGCACGCACAGCGCCTCGCGAATCCCCGATTTGACGATGCTCTGGCCGGCGTCGAACCGATCATCCTGGCTGGCGTCGGTCGTTCGGACCCCCCGTCCATTATGGTGGACGTAATCGACGATACTGCGAGAGACCGGGGTGATGGAGTCATCCGACGACGTCGGCAACTGCACTGCCTGGGGAACAAGGCCGCCGCTTTCCGGATTGCGAAGCAGAATGCAACCGCGATCCGCCCCGACCACCTTGACCGTCAGATCGAGGATGCGGTCGAGCACGGCCTCCATGGACCGACCTTGGCTGACGGCTTCTTCTGAGATTTGATACAGCGTTTCCAGGTCGGCTCGATACTCGGCGACGACGCTGTCAACGCCCTTGGAAATTTGTGTCCCGGTCAGCGCCTTCGGAGTCCGGCTGACGATCCGCGACCGGTCAGGGGCTCCCTGATCGAGCAGGTCGACGAGTTCGACCATCGGCCGCGAATCAACGTCGGACGGGGATTGCGAGAACAGAATGACGCTTCGTCCGACGCGAATCCTGTCGCCGTTGACCAACTGATGCGATTCGACCTTCGATCCGTTGACGAAGGTGCCGTTCGAACTCTTCAGGTCGGCGATGCGATAACTGTCGTCATCGAATTCGACCATCGCATGACGACGGGAAACCTCCGAGTCAAGAACTCGAATTTCGTTTCTTCCGCCGCGACCAATATGCATCAGCCGACCGTCACATTCGTAACGGGCGCCTTGGTCGGCTCCGGAAATGACGAGCAGCGTCGCCGTGCTCACGATGTATTCTGCCCAAGAAGGACGTCGACAGGACGAAACCGACGAATCTGCCCGATGGGGAGGCAATCCGTCATCGTCCACTCAACACAGAATATACGCGATCCGACCGCTGCAATTAAGCGAATCGATGCGAAGCGAAGAATCCGGAAAGACGTGAACCGCGCCGCAGACCTTTTGTCAATAACGACTTACGGTCGCGTTCGGCCCGAAGGAAAGACCGAGAAAATCGTGCGGTCTGAAGACGATCTCATGCGGCCCGGGCTGGCGATTCCGATTGCGACTCTGCCAAGCAGCGATGCACCGCACCAATTAGGTCGCGATAGTCGAAAGGCTCAGCCAGTTCACTCGCCCCTACGGAGGGGCACGCGGTCGGGTCGGAATGATTCACTCGACCGACCACGATCCGTGAATTTGTGTCGGCTCCGCCACTTGCGTCTCTCACACCGGAATCGTGATAGATCACGACGTCGGCATCGTTTTGAAGCCGACTCGGCAGTTCGTAGCTTCGCATCCGCGTGACGCGGCTACCGCTCGACTTCAGCACCGCCCGAACGACTTCGGCGGTTTCTTCGAGGCCATCGATCAGCAGAACGTGAGAAGTGTCTGGCACAGCGGGATCCTTCCCGGGAGGGGCCTTGGCTCGCAACCTTGGGGGAAGGCCGCACAGGCCGCTTTTGTGGCGGGGCGGGACTGTAGTTGCGCCGATACTTCGTGTCAAAAGGAAATCGCGGCCGGGGCGGGCGGCGGTTCAATTTTGAAATTTTTGCCCTGCGTTCCGTTCGGTTTCATGATGCCTCGCGGTGGAGCAGGGGCGACCGGTACGGTGAAATCAGCTGGCTCGACGATCTCAGGAGCGTACGCCGGGTCAGCCGCAATGCGCAAACTGCGATCGAACGACGCGCTGTATCCCTTTGGCAATTGATAGGGCTTCAGCGGATCAATGCCGAACCCGCAGCACTTGCAACAACAGCATCCGGCGGTCGCAACGGTCAAGCCGACCGCAGCCACAGCAATTGTTAACTGTCGAAGCGCAAATGGGCGGGTCACCGATGATTTGATCGTTGGAGGAATCGACTGTGCCTGTCGTTCCTCATCGGCTGACCCACAGAGCTCG contains:
- a CDS encoding ATP-binding protein — encoded protein: MSTATLLVISGADQGARYECDGRLMHIGRGGRNEIRVLDSEVSRRHAMVEFDDDSYRIADLKSSNGTFVNGSKVESHQLVNGDRIRVGRSVILFSQSPSDVDSRPMVELVDLLDQGAPDRSRIVSRTPKALTGTQISKGVDSVVAEYRADLETLYQISEEAVSQGRSMEAVLDRILDLTVKVVGADRGCILLRNPESGGLVPQAVQLPTSSDDSITPVSRSIVDYVHHNGRGVRTTDASQDDRFDAGQSIVKSGIREALCVPMQGRYELCGVLYVDTLSNAATLASEGTETRFSDEQLHLLLTIGRQSAMAVENNRYQEALVKAERLAAMGQTIALISHHIKNILQGVRGGSYLIEMGLDQHDEDNIRKGWGIVERNQDRIYNLVMDMLTFSKERTPSMQIGQVNEVVREAAELMKARADEVGVRLGIKLDEDLPPAMFDSEGIHRAILNIATNAIDAVEGSEKGAVRIETGYSESQDAVYISVVDNGPGIPDDMIDTVFQIFESTKGSRGTGLGLAVSRKILREHGGDIHIETKVGRGARFNLSWPRIDDDHRPSDATTNH